One segment of Yersinia kristensenii DNA contains the following:
- a CDS encoding N-acetylmannosamine kinase produces MGKVLALDIGGTKIAAAVVTESGMLVGRQQMATPRGGAAQLAIALETLIAPYRHLVDFIAVASTGIISGGRLTALNPANLGGLADFPLQDCIRSVADLPCVLLNDGQAAAWAEYQALSRDSDNEISVNNMMFVTVSTGVGGGIVLNKKLLVGHHGLAGHIGHTLADPHGLLCGCGRRGCVESVASGTAIGAETLGWKQPVTAVKVFELAQQGNIQAENIINRSATAIAQMLADMKMALDLEIVILGGSVGLAVGYLERVIGAQKILPEIYRVPVQAAHHQQDSGLLGAALWARSSL; encoded by the coding sequence ATGGGAAAAGTGTTGGCACTGGATATCGGTGGGACAAAGATTGCTGCAGCGGTGGTGACTGAAAGCGGCATGTTGGTTGGTCGTCAGCAGATGGCGACACCCCGAGGCGGGGCAGCACAACTGGCTATTGCGCTGGAAACATTAATAGCACCTTATCGTCATCTGGTTGATTTTATTGCTGTTGCTTCAACAGGCATTATCAGTGGCGGCCGTTTGACAGCACTTAATCCGGCTAATTTGGGCGGCTTAGCGGATTTTCCGTTACAAGATTGTATCCGGTCGGTCGCTGACTTGCCTTGTGTGCTGCTCAATGATGGGCAGGCGGCTGCATGGGCTGAGTATCAGGCATTAAGTCGTGATAGTGACAATGAAATTTCTGTAAACAATATGATGTTTGTGACGGTATCTACCGGTGTAGGCGGTGGCATCGTGTTGAATAAAAAACTCCTGGTCGGTCATCATGGGTTGGCCGGGCACATTGGCCACACGTTGGCCGATCCCCACGGCCTGTTATGTGGCTGTGGCCGTCGAGGATGTGTCGAAAGTGTGGCCTCCGGTACGGCAATCGGCGCAGAAACGCTGGGCTGGAAACAGCCAGTGACCGCCGTTAAGGTATTTGAATTAGCGCAGCAGGGCAATATTCAGGCGGAAAACATTATTAACCGCTCGGCGACCGCCATTGCTCAGATGTTGGCCGATATGAAAATGGCCTTGGATCTGGAAATAGTGATTTTGGGTGGTAGTGTCGGGTTGGCGGTGGGCTATTTGGAGCGGGTTATCGGCGCGCAAAAAATATTGCCGGAAATCTATCGGGTGCCCGTTCAGGCTGCTCATCACCAGCAAGATAGCGGGTTATTGGGGGCGGCACTGTGGGCCAGATCATCACTGTAG
- the nanQ gene encoding N-acetylneuraminate anomerase — MISGSLTQTAFFSGLPERLQWVLAYLAKTPLVELSCGRHEIDGEFVFMNVMEFDTQPAESKKAEMHQTYADVQLLISGIEGIEYSVLTPTEHLELYHADDDYQLIADIPDKSQLRMLPGMFAVFLPGEPHKPGCQIAGSGTIKKVVVKVHHSLLHNTLSI, encoded by the coding sequence ATGATCAGTGGATCATTAACACAAACAGCTTTTTTCAGCGGGTTACCAGAACGTTTGCAATGGGTTTTAGCCTATTTGGCTAAGACGCCGTTGGTAGAATTAAGTTGTGGGCGTCATGAAATAGATGGCGAATTTGTTTTCATGAATGTGATGGAGTTCGATACCCAACCGGCTGAGAGTAAGAAAGCAGAAATGCACCAAACCTATGCCGATGTTCAACTGCTGATAAGTGGCATTGAGGGTATTGAATACTCAGTGCTGACACCGACCGAGCATCTTGAGCTTTATCATGCGGACGACGACTACCAACTTATCGCTGACATTCCAGATAAAAGCCAATTACGCATGCTACCGGGGATGTTTGCGGTATTTCTACCGGGCGAACCTCATAAGCCAGGTTGCCAGATTGCGGGATCGGGCACTATCAAAAAAGTGGTGGTGAAAGTTCATCATAGCTTATTGCATAACACATTATCTATATGA